The genomic region tcgaggccctccTTGCCTGCCTGGTCGTAGATCGCGCGCTTTTGCGAGTCGGATAACACCTCGTAGCTGCGTGTTAAGCTTCGCACCTCTGCCAGCTCTACACTTACGCGTGGGTCAGATCCTTGAAGAGCTCGGGGTCGCCGCCCTTGTCAGGGTGGTGCTTGAGCGCGCTGGGCGTGAGTATTCGGCCCGAGCTTGCAGCGCGGAGCTTGCTCACCTTTTCCTGTACGCCTTCTTGatctcgtcatcgccgGCTGAGGGCTTaacgccgaggaggtcgctGTTCGGGAAAAGTGACGAGAAAGGGGAATGAAGGACGCGACAGGTACGACAGCCGTACGCGATGAAGGAAAGCACGGTCAGCTCTGGTCCGTTGAGGATGGTGCACTGGTAACTCACTAGTACTCGCTGTAGCGCAGAGCATATCGTAGGGAGGATGTGGAAATATACACGCGTTGTCACAGGTTGCGtggcgagggagaaggCAAGCATCAGTATTACTCATGTGGTGGGTGGCCAATATTCTGCGCCTGCTGGATTGCGATGGACGGGGTGCCGTCGACGCATCCCGAGCGTGGCGAGAATGCTGAGGATGATACGCACGTTTCCCTAACCATTGTGCTGGAGATGTGTGGTTTTTAGACTAGACGACGGGtagaggagaggagagaagggAAGAGAAGTGGAGAGTTGTGGACGACGGATGAAGGAGTTGCAAGTTGCTTAGTGACACTGCCCTTGCTCAGCAAGTCTTTGACTCTGTACGGTGGTGGAATTCTCTGGTGGCAGCCTTCGGGCACAGTCTTCGAGATTTTGAAGCGGGTAAAGGGCGGGCGGGCATCTCAACTTTACCCGTCACGCAACACTCTCCCCTCCTGCCCGCCCGTGGCTATGCTCCAAGCCCGGATGCCAtttcccccccccccccccctcgTGACCCACTTTCCCCATCCATCATCAAGCAATCTGTCTAACTCTGCATTGAATTGAGTGTATGTGAGACGGCCTTAACCGTCTTGGGTCGTGGACGGAGCATTGAGAATTTTGAGGCACCCTAGGAGGAGGGTCAAAGGACTTGGCCGACGCGTCTGTGCCAAGTGCCAGACTCCTGGTGCAGGCCCAGGGTGAATTTGAGTGTCATCAAAGTGTGCGTACCGCGTTTTCGGcatcggcctcggcgtccccCCTCAAATCCATTCGCCACCCCAATCTTCCAGCACGTTCCAACCAGATTGCTTCCGTCAATCATCACGTGCATAAGCTGCCATGTGCAGGCCGCGTGCGCAGATTATTCGGCCCTATCTTTAAGTCCCGATATTGTTGTGACCACTACTCTTCCTCACTCAACTGTCAGGCGAACGCGTTTGGCCACCATCTCTCCGACCTTCCTTCCTGTACCGTTCTCAAcatccatctcccatcCACTCATCTTCTCTACACACGCATCAGTACAGTTCTCGGAGCTCTTTGTGCTTCATTACCATGGCGCCAATAACGCGATCGGCATCAAGTCCAAGAACTGGTAAGTCACACGACGCTGTTGTTGACAAGTCCTCACGCCAGAACATGCCGACCCCGTGCTAGCTAAACTTGTCGAGACGGCCACATTTGAGTGAGCTTTCTAGCAGAGTACTCTGACATGCAGCTGCGACTGGCCAACTCTTCGGCACCACCTGTACCTCGCGCTACTGGCCGTCCTGCCAGTCTTCTTGGAGAAGGGCAAGCCGCCAGTCTACACGGGCGCGGTGCCCATCAGGGCTGTGTCACCGACGAACACGCAGGATGGACGCGTACACATAAGTCACATGGACGAAGATCTGCGGCCCAGTACGCAGGGTGGGCTCGTAATCCACCCGTTCCCGCCATTAAACCCGAATCGCCGCCGACCACACGTGATGGTGATCAACGCGGGCGAGGGGCGGCTGAACGGGACTGCAGGCAGAGGCAACCCGTTTGAGGAcgagtgggacgaggaggtcatCATCGGGGGGCGAAAGCTTCCTGGATGgtttgacgaggacgaaggcaagcgcgaggtcgagaaggtcgCGCAGCGCATCGAGGAGCTCCCATCGTGAGCTCAGCGAGGAAGATGtagctgacgccagtgcGCCATTCACGGTGCAACGCCTTGCCGAACTGCTGCTGGCACCAACGAGATTGCACTCGACGCTCGGCAAGTTCCTCCGTGCTGTCGAGAAGACACTCAATGTTACCACATCCTACGAGCCGCCGTCGTACACCTACGTGCCGCCTCCAAATCTCCTACCAATGGAGAACGTGGGTTCGCCTTCCGCCTCTCCCGCGTCAATGCAGATCGACAGCACTGTACCTCCGGGCTCGATGACACCGATGTTCTCGCCGATCCCTTGGGCGAGTGGGGAGaacgacgcgctcggcgagccgATGATGGACGTGGACGACAGGCATGGTGATGACGGCTTAATGTCGCCGCTCATGTTGAGCGAAGGCTCAGGCGTGTTTGCTTCGCAGCAGAGCCGCTCCCCGACACCCGggccagaggacgaggaggatggcgaggccAGTGGCGCGGGTGCCTCTGGCGAGTCTGGCGACAGCACGAGCGGCGTAAGTCCTGGGCGGACTGAGGCCGAAGATAGCGACCCAGGCAGCCAATCGTACCTCGGCCGAGTGGACGAGTTGGATTCTGGACCCATCACGACGAACGGGCAtcacggcgacgaggagcgcccaacgggcgttggcgagggaggCAACATGACCCCGCATGGTATGAGCGACCAGCCCCTACCGCTTAGCCGCACGACGGTGATCGGAGAGCCGAATCGCGAGATCGCTCCTTTacctcggcgcggagcTGGACCGGCCga from Cutaneotrichosporon cavernicola HIS019 DNA, chromosome: 2 harbors:
- a CDS encoding uncharacterized protein (PPP4R2) translates to MAPITRSASSPRTEHADPVLAKLVETATFDCDWPTLRHHLYLALLAVLPVFLEKGKPPVYTGAVPIRAVSPTNTQDGRVHISHMDEDLRPSTQGGLVIHPFPPLNPNRRRPHVMVINAGEGRLNGTAGRGNPFEDEWDEEVIIGGRKLPGWFDEDEGKREVEKVAQRIEELPSAPFTVQRLAELLLAPTRLHSTLGKFLRAVEKTLNVTTSYEPPSYTYVPPPNLLPMENVGSPSASPASMQIDSTVPPGSMTPMFSPIPWASGENDALGEPMMDVDDRHGDDGLMSPLMLSEGSGVFASQQSRSPTPGPEDEEDGEASGAGASGESGDSTSGVSPGRTEAEDSDPGSQSYLGRVDELDSGPITTNGHHGDEERPTGVGEGGNMTPHGMSDQPLPLSRTTVIGEPNREIAPLPRRGAGPADGEGEHRQDGDEAEVKGEAGAKAEEATAISEEVKEGGEGPAEPEATVEEKVDSAEKGEAKTE